Proteins encoded together in one Amblyraja radiata isolate CabotCenter1 chromosome 11, sAmbRad1.1.pri, whole genome shotgun sequence window:
- the LOC116978576 gene encoding protocadherin gamma-C5-like, with protein sequence MANSAINNVAGFIILVCTTGLISGQIRYSVYEEMEEGALVGNIAQDLGLAIPQLSARKFRLISDDGGQYMKMNVENGILSMREKIDRERICGQATICTISFKIILENPLAVHRGEVEILDVNDNAPAFRGGTIALQIVETMTPGVAYPLESAEDPDVGINAIASYTISSNDYFNLKTQRTDDGIIIAELVLEKPLDRELHSSFQLVLTATDGGTPQRTGTAQILVTVVDNNDNPPVFNQNIYRSHLRENTPLGTLVAHVEANDLDEGLNAELTYSFSKLTSQKVRDLFSLDPDSGEIRTEGVIDFEEAKGYSLNVQAVDHGSPPATGHAKVLVKIIDENDNAPEVKVMSTTNTVPENASPGTLITLVNVIDGDTGENGQVSCEIPKNIPFILQTSSMNHYELITSEPLDRESIPVYQVNIEAWDLGSPSLSTNKTIQIVIADINDNVPRFSEPSYNIYVMENNAPGTSIFEVTAIDRDLNQNSYVSYYLLGNRIQDMPLSTQVSINSMNGTIYAMRSFDYEKLKNVQFHVQARDAGVPPLSSSTTVNVIILDQNDNAPVIGSPTEQSGSAAVVILPQSAAPGYLVTKVMANDADSGQNARLFYHMQSSSDPSVFNVGKNSGEIRTARKLLESDATTQTLVILVKDNGQPSLSSMVTIQVTILENITERIVESENLVTNREYFSDLNIHLIVIFGCTSVLFLVIIILLISIKCKQDGNSNQEYNSTSCCCKPGNSDDAFARRAALEETLRYPGTGRLSRVPDAHNYSVCLSPESAKSDFLFLKTCGTPMSGLNPNIA encoded by the coding sequence ATGGCGAATTCGGCGATCAACAACGTCGCTGGCTTCATAATTCTGGTATGTACGACGGGACTGATTTCTGGACAAATTCGCTATTCTGTTTATGAGGAAATGGAGGAAGGGGCTTTGGTCGGGAATATCGCTCAAGATTTGGGACTGGCTATACCGCAATTGTCTGCTCGTAAATTTCGGCTGATTTCTGATGACGGAGGACAGTATATGAAGATGAACGTGGAAAATGGGATATTGTCTATGCGTGAAAAAATCGACAGAGAACGTATCTGTGGGCAAGCAACAATATGTACAATTTCCTTTAAAATAATACTGGAAAATCCTTTAGCGGTGCATCGCGGGGAAGTGGAGATACTTGATGTGAACGACAATGCCCCCGCATTCAGGGGAGGAACGATCGCCTTACAGATTGTCGAAACGATGACACCCGGGGTCGCCTACCCTCTGGAGAGCGCGGAAGACCCGGACGTTGGAATAAATGCAATCGCCTCTTACACTATCAGTTCcaatgactactttaatttaaaGACACAGAGAACGGATGATGGAATTATAATTGCTGAGTTGGTGTTAGAGAAACCTCTGGACCGAGAGCTGCACTCGTCCTTTCAGTTGGTTCTGACAGCGACTGATGGTGGGACCCCTCAGAGAACCGGCACAGCTCAGATCCTTGTTACTGTAGTGGACAACAACGACAATCCTCCTGTATTCAATCAGAATATTTACAGGAGCCACCTCAGAGAAAACACACCCCTTGGTACCCTGGTGGCGCACGTTGAAGCCAATGACCTGGATGAagggttaaatgctgagctgacatATTCTTTCAGCAAACTAACTTCACAAAAAGTTCGGGATTTGTTCAGCTTGGACCCCGACAGCGGGGAAATTCGAACTGAAGGTGTTATAGACTTTGAGGAAGCAAAAGGCTATTCACTCAATGTTCAAGCTGTTGACCACGGTTCTCCCCCCGCTACAGGGCATGCGAAAGTGTTAGTCAAGATAATTGACGAAAACGACAATGCACCCGAGGTAAAAGTGATGTCTACCACGAACACAGTTCCGGAAAATGCTTCGCCAGGAACTTTAATAACATTGGTCAATGTTATAGACGGCGACACTGGAGAAAATGGGCAGGTTTCCTGCGAGATTCCAAAGAACATCCCATTCATTCTTCAAACATCGTCGATGAATCATTATGAGTTGATTACAAGTGAACCGTTGGATCGTGAATCTATCCCTGTGTATCAAGTAAACATTGAAGCCTGGGACCTGGGGTCGCCTTCACTATCGACAAATAAAACTATTCAGATTGTGATTGCTGATATTAATGATAACGTACCACGATTTTCAGAACCATCCTACAACATCTATGTGATGGAAAACAATGCTCCGGGGACTTCGATTTTCGAAGTGACCGCGATAGATAGGGATCTGAACCAGAATTCATATGTTTCTTACTACTTATTAGGAAATCGCATCCAAGACATGCCACTGTCCACTCAGGTCAGCATTAACTCGATGAACGGCACTATATATGCAATGCGCTCTTTTGACTATGAGAAACTCAAAAACGTCCAGTTCCATGTTCAAGCCCGTGACGCGGGGGTGCCTCCGCTGAGTAGCAGCACCACGGTGAATGTGATCATCCTGGATCAAAATGACAACGCGCCGGTAATTGGTTCACCAACAGAACAAAGTGGGTCGGCAGCAGTGGTGATCCTGCCCCAGTCGGCGGCCCCTGGGTACCTGGTCACGAAGGTAATGGCAAATGATGCAGATTCAGGTCAGAACGCGAGGCTATTTTATCACATGCAGAGTTCAAGTGATCCCAGTGTGTTTAACGTTGGGAAAAATTCTGGCGAAATCAGAACCGCGCGGAAACTACTGGAGTCCGATGCCACCACACAAACTCTCGTCATCTTAGTAAAGGATAATGGACAACCGAGTCTCTCCAGTATGGTTACAATCCAAGTTACAATTCTGGAGAATATCACTGAAAGAATCGTCGAGAGTGAAAATTTGGTGACAAATCGCGAATATTTCTCTGATCTGAACATTCATTTAATCGTCATTTTCGGTTGCACTTCTGTGCTCTTTCTCGTGATCATCATTCTGCTGATCAGCATCAAATGTAAACAAGATGGAAATAGCAACCAAGAGTATAACTCTACCAGTTGTTGCTGCAAACCTGGAAATTCTGACGATGCATTTGCTCGGAGGGCTGCATTGGAGGAAACGttacgttatccagggactggccGGCTATCCCGCGTGCCAGATGCGCATAATTACTCGGTCTGCCTGTCTCCAGAATCGGCCAAAAGCGATTTTCTCTTCTTGAAGACTTGCGGAACTCCGATGTCTGGCCTCAATCCTAATATTGCTTAA
- the LOC116978581 gene encoding protocadherin gamma-A7-like, with the protein MALAICNFFLLLTLGLVSGQIDYSITEEQAPGTTVGNIAEDLKLNVWELSARMFRLVCEGSKKYMEVNQKNGILFVNERIDREEICKQSFVCILNYQIILDGPFEMHQIAVEILDINDNSPVFPKAAFSLQMNELVATGARFPLESAYDPDVGTNTISIYRVSSNEHFGLKMQTRTDGSKDALLVLEKSLDREQQSTYHLILTAIDGGIPQRSGTTQINIAVADVNDNAPIFDREVYRVHVVENVAVGTLLTRINAVDLDEGVNAELTYSFTSYVPQNIRELFKLDQITGEIRVQGAFDYEETNMYELDVQVVDNGSAGMTGNAKVIVELLDTNDNVPTIEVTVMTGVVHEDAPVGTVTSMISVTDLDSGEYGEVQCQVPEHLPFKLVKTSRTNYKLVTNGVLNREIVPIYNITISAWDGGSPPLSTNKTVFVSISDINDNIPSFTQSAYSAYVAENNTPGASIFTVTASDPDLNQNGEVSYSILENHMQGVSASPYVTINSRNGIIYALHSFDYEERKHFQIKLQAQDGGTPPLSSAVIVNIIILDQNDNAPVIISPLTWKSTASVEIDPQLTFPEYVITKVIATDADSGQNSRLRYQILEASDPSLFTLDLLTGEIRATRSLRKEDVSSDRLLICVKDNGEPILSSTVTVTFSILSNVTEKTFKRTDNDRSSTQFSPVNHYLIIALGSTSFVFLVIIIFLVVLKLRHGSERPAASSVPTNNYFNYSDVGQNDGYNYTVCLSPESSKSDFLFLKPCHDTLPFNDSDVPNTGAVK; encoded by the coding sequence ATGGCGCTTGCAATTTGCAATTTCTTCCTGCTTTTAACATTGGGCCTGGTTTCGGGGCAAATTGACTATTCGATTACCGAGGAGCAGGCGCCTGGAACAACTGTGGGAAATATAGCCGAGGATTTGAAACTGAACGTTTGGGAATTATCGGCACGAATGTTTCGGCTTGTCTGTGAAGGAAGCAAGAAATATATGGAGGTAAATCAGAAGAATGGCATTTTATTTGTGAATGAAAGAATTGATAGGGAAGAAATATGTAAGCAAAGCTTTGTCTGTATCCTGAATTACCAGATAATCCTCGACGGTCCTTTTGAAATGCATCAGATTGCAGTGGAGATCCTAGATATAAATGACAATTCACCCGTATTTCCGAAAGCAGCATTTTCCTTGCAGATGAATGAATTGGTTGCGACAGGAGCGCGCTTTCCCCTCGAGAGCGCGTACGACCCTGACGTGGGCACAAACACAATCAGCATCTACCGTGTTAGTTCAAATGAACACTTCGGTCTCAAGATGCAGACGAGAACAGATGGGAGCAAAGATGCCTTGCTGGTATTAGAGAAAAGCTTAGATCGTGAGCAACAGTCGACCTATCATTTGATACTGACCGCAATTGATGGTGGCATCCCTCAAAGATCAGGCACAACTCAAATAAACATTGCTGTGGCAGACGTCAATGATAATGCGCCCATTTTTGACCGTGAAGTTTATCGTGTGCACGTAGTTGAAAACGTCGCAGTAGGCACATTATTAACCAGAATTAACGCtgttgatttggatgaaggggtgAACGCAGAGCTAACATATTCTTTCACAAGTTATGTGCCCCAAAATATACGCGAGTTGTTTAAATTAGACCAGATAACTGGGGAGATTAGAGTTCAGGGTGCATTCGATTATGAAGAAACAAATATGTACGAACTTGATGTACAAGTTGTAGACAATGGTTCAGCGGGCATGACTGGAAATGCCAAAGTTATAGTCGAATTACTAGATACGAATGATAACGTTCCCACAATTGAGGTGACTGTGATGACTGGCGTAGTGCATGAAGATGCCCCTGTCGGTACAGTGACATCAATGATTAGCGTAACAGATTTAGATTCTGGCGAATATGGGGAGGTTCAATGTCAGGTTCCAGAGCATCTTCCATTTAAATTGGTTAAGACTTCGAGGACAAACTACAAATTAGTCACGAATGGTGTTTTGAATCGCGAAATTGTCCCGATATACAACATCACTATTTCAGCCTGGGATGGCGGCTCTCCTCCACTTTCCACAAATAAAACAGTTTTTGTTTCCATATCTGATATAAATGATAACATCCCAAGTTTTACCCAATCTGCCTATAGTGCGTACGTAGCGGAGAACAATACACCGGGCGCTTCCATATTTACTGTAACGGCTTCAGATCCAGACTTAAATCAGAACGGGGAAGTCTCCTACTCTATTCTTGAGAATCACATGCAAGGGGTTTCCGCATCTCCGTATGTTACTATTAACTCAAGAAATGGCATTATTTACGCATTGCACTCCTTTGACTATGAAGAACGGAAGCATTTCCAGATCAAACTTCAAGCCCAGGATGGTGGAACTCCTCCACTAAGTTCCGCAGTTATCGTGAATATTATTATCTTGGACCAAAATGATAACGCTCCCGTTATCATTTCACCTTTAACATGGAAAAGcactgcatctgtggagatagaCCCACAGTTAACATTTCCAGAATATGTGATCACAAAAGTAATCGCGACAGACGCAGATTCCGGTCAGAACTCTCGTCTGCGTTATCAAATTTTGGAAGCCAGTGACCCCAGTCTGTTTACGTTGGATCTTCTCACTGGAGAAATAAGAGCAACGCGAAGTTTAAGAAAGGAAGACGTAAGTTCGGATAGACTGCTCATCTGCGTAAAAGACAATGGTGAGCCGATCCTCTCCAGTACGGTCACAGTTACATTTTCAATTTTATCCAATGTCACTGAAAAAACTTTCAAACGAACAGATAACGACAGGAGTTCCACCCAATTTTCACCAGTGAATCACTACTTAATCATCGCTTTAGGATCAACTTCCTTTGTGTTTCTTGTCATCATAATTTTCCTGGTGGTGTTGAAGCTTAGACATGGTTCAGAAAGACCTGCTGCCTCAAGTGTGCCTACAAATAATTATTTCAATTATTCGGATGTTGGTCAAAACGATGGCTATAATTATACTGTCTGCTTATCTCCAGAGTCATCGAAGAGTGATTTTTTGTTTCTTAAGCCTTGTCATGATACATTACCTTTCAATGATTCGGACGTTCCGAATACCGGCGCAGTGAAGTAA
- the LOC116978583 gene encoding protocadherin-10-like — protein sequence MANVLNCVSYFAFLVCMSGIVSAQLHYSIPEEMELGAFVGNIAQDLRLNAWELPARSPILVSDERKQFLEVNVGDGHLFVSERIDREQLCKQRLTCSLSLQIALHNPKEIYTIAVAILDINDNSPSFHESEYYFNISEQITPGARFPFESASDPDVGTNTINTYQISPNDHFGIKVQTRRGGSKTAELLLQKTLDREQQATFQLTLTAIDGGNPRRSGTARVIITVEDGNDNAPQFEYETYSATLSENVPKGTLATKITAADLDEGSNAALTYSFTNHVPQSIRELFKLDPQTGQITVEGTLNFEESHFYELDVKAIDNGSPRLTGHAKVIITITDVNDNAPEIQVISSSSTVPENAQPGTVVASISVTDLDSEKNGHVYCQIPKEFPFKLEQYSINNYHLITSDVLDREITTVYNISISAWDGGSPSLSSQESVLISVSDINDNSPRFTQTKYNVYLMENNTPGSSIFAVSAIDSDIGPNGDVIYSILDEGSESRFVTMNSKNGDIYALISFDYEELKHFQFKAQARDSGTPSLSGTVTVNVIILDQNDNAPVIVSPLIWNGSASVDIVPQSVHSGYLVTKVIATDADSGQNARLSYLQLEPIDNSLFTLDVLSGEIRATRSLEDQDLITKIFVLCVKDNGQPSLSSTATVSFTFLPNSTVLSSEISIEPNEKKQRLNLNLYLVVALGLTSFLFLITIICLLVVKFKQDRNIEERYSTSVCCSDRNNSDMIFHQRQVANEDADYIGSGQTEGYRYTVCLSPESSKSDFLFLKPCHPTLPFNEASVRENSARK from the coding sequence ATGGCGAATGTATTGAACTGCGTGTCGTATTTTGCTTTCCTTGTCTGCATGTCGGGCATAGTCTCGGCACAGCTTCATTACTCGATTCCCGAGGAAATGGAGCTTGGAGCCTTTGTTGGGAATATCGCTCAGGATTTAAGACTAAACGCATGGGAGTTACCGGCTCGCAGCCCTATCCTGGTCTCCGATGAAAGGAAGCAGTTCCTCGAGGTAAATGTGGGTGATGGTCATTTATTTGTGAGCGAAAGAATCGACAGAGAGCAGCTGTGCAAGCAAAGGCTTACGTGCTCCCTGTCTCTACAGATTGCGCTCCATAATCCTAAGGAAATATATACTATCGCGGTAGCAATCCTCGATATAAACGATAATTCCCCCAGTTTTCATGAGAGTGAATATTATTTCAATATAAGTGAACAAATTACGCCGGGGGCGCGGTTTCCTTTCGAGAGCGCGAGTGATCCCGATGTCGGTACAAATACAATTAACACTTACCAGATCAGTCCGAACGACCACTTCGGTATTAAAGTGCAGACAAGACGGGGAGGCAGTAAGACTGCCGAGCTGCTGTTGCAGAAAACCTTGGACCGTGAGCAGCAGGCGACGTTTCAGCTCACACTCACCGCCATTGATGGTGGGAATCCGCGCAGATCAGGTACAGCCCGCGTTATCATTACAGTAGAGGATGGGAATGACAACGCCCCTCAATTTGAATATGAAACCTACAGCGCAACGTTATCAGAGAACGTCCCGAAAGGAACGCTGGCGACAAAAATCACCGCAGCCGATTTGGATGAAGGCAGCAATGCAGCACTCACATACAGTTTCACAAACCACGTTCCTCAATCGATCCGTGAGCTCTTCAAACTGGATCCGCAAACAGGACAGATCACTGTTGAAGGAACGCTAAATTTTGAGGAATCTCACTTTTATGAACTTGATGTAAAAGCAATAGACAATGGTTCGCCCCGATTGACGGGTCATGCAAAGGTTATTATCACCATAACTGATGTAAATGACAATGCTCCCGAGATACAGGTCATCTCGTCTTCCAGTACTGTTCCTGAAAACGCACAACCTGGAACCGTCGTTGCATCAATCAGTGTAACTGATTTAGATTCCGAGAAAAATGGTCACGTCTATTGTCAAATTCCAAAAGAGTTTCCGTTTAAACTTGAACAATATTCTATCAATAATTACCATTTGATTAccagtgatgttttggatcgtgaAATAACCACAGTGTATAACATCTCTATATCAGCATGGGATGGTGGTTCACCGTCTCTTTCGTCGCAGGAAAGTGTCTTGATTTCAGTTTCTGACATAAATGATAACTCACCTCGATTCACACAAACAAAGTATAATGTTTATTTAATGGAAAACAACACGCCGGGATCTTCCATATTTGCTGTTTCCGCAATCGATTCTGATATTGGTCCAAACGGTGACGTAATTTACAGCATTCTAGATGAGGGCTCCGAGTCGAGATTTGTCACAATGAACTCAAAGAATGGCGACATTTACGCACTGATTTCCTTTGACTATGAAGAATTGAAGCATTTCCAATTCAAAGCGCAAGCTCGGGATTCTGGAACTCCATCACTGAGCGGCACTGTTACCGTAAATGTTATAATTTTGGACCAAAATGACAATGCCCCAGTAATTGTTTCGCCTTTGATATGGAATGGTTCAGCATCGGTGGACATTGTGCCCCAGTCTGTACACTCGGGCTACTTGGTCACCAAGGTAATTGCGACTGATGCAGATTCTGGTCAAAACGCAAGGCTTTCCTATTTACAATTGGAACCCATAGACAACAGTTTGTTCACTCTGGATGTTCTATCTGGTGAAATCCGAGCAACTAGAAGTTTAGAAGACCAAGACCTGATCACAAAAATATTTGTCCTCTGTGTAAAGGATAATGGGCAACCCAGCCTTTCCAGTACAGCCACAGTCAGTTTCACATTCTTGCCTAACAGTACAGTGCTATCGTCTGAAATCTCAATCGAGCCCAATGAGAAGAAACAACGTTTGAATCTCAATCTGTATTTAGTCGTCGCTTTAGGATTAACGTCTTTTCTGTTTCTGATAACTATTATTTGTTTGCTGGTGGTGAAGTTTAAACAAGACAGAAATATTGAAGAAAGGTACAGCACGAGCGTTTGCTGCTCGGACCGTAACAATTCGGATATGATCTTTCATCAGCGCCAAGTTGCAAACGAGGATGCGGATTATATTGGTTCTGGTCAGACCGAAGGTTACCGTTATACTGTGTGTTTGTCACCTGAATCTTCGAAAAGTGATTTCCTCTTTCTGAAACCATGCCATCCAACATTGCCTTTCAATGAGGCGAGTGTCAGGGAAAACAGCGCAAGAAaatga